The Thermus islandicus DSM 21543 genomic interval TCCCCCCCGTAGGAGGCAAGGGCCTCGAGGACGGCTTCCTCCCTCCCCTCCCGGACCAGGGCGGCCACCGTGGGCCCCGCCCCCCCCACGAAGGCCGCCAGGGCGCCCGCCTCCAGGGCCCCCTCTATGGCCTCCAGGGCCCCGGGCATGAGGTGGGCCCGGTGGGGCTGGTGGAGGCGGTCGCGGCAGGCCTCCTTTAGGGCCTCGAGCCTTGCCGTAGCGAGGGCCGCGGGCCAGAGGGCGCTCCGGGCCAGGTTGAAGACGGCGTCCTCCAGGGGCACCTTCCGGGGCAGGGCCTCCCGGGCCAGGGGGGTGGGGACCTCGTAGGGGGGCACGGCCAGGACGAAGCGCACCCCTTCGGGCCTAGGCAGGGGGATGGCCAAGGGGGGATGGCTCAGGGCGGCCACGAAGCCCCCGTAGACGGCCGGGGCCACGTTGTCCGGGTGGCCCTCCACCCCTGCCGCCACCCGGAAGACGCCGTCCCGCCCGAGCCTTCCCCCGGAGAGGCGGTCCGCCAGGGCCACCCCCGCCACCAGGGCGGCGGAGGAGCTCCCCATCCCTCGGGCCAAGGGGATGGGGTTGAAGGCCTGGACCCTTAGGGGGGTGGGCGCAAGCCCCAGGGCCCGCATCCCTGCCCGGTACCCCTCGTGGATCAGGTTGTCCGTCCCCTCCACGTGGCCCTCTCCTTCGTAGAGAAAGGTGTCCTCCGGGGCGGGGGCGGCCTCCACCTCGAGGTAGAGGTCCAGGGCCACGCCCAAGGCGTCAAAGCCCGAGCCCAGGTTGGCCAGGGTGGCGGGGACGTAGAGACGGGGAAGGGGCTC includes:
- the thrB gene encoding homoserine kinase; this encodes MEPLPRLYVPATLANLGSGFDALGVALDLYLEVEAAPAPEDTFLYEGEGHVEGTDNLIHEGYRAGMRALGLAPTPLRVQAFNPIPLARGMGSSSAALVAGVALADRLSGGRLGRDGVFRVAAGVEGHPDNVAPAVYGGFVAALSHPPLAIPLPRPEGVRFVLAVPPYEVPTPLAREALPRKVPLEDAVFNLARSALWPAALATARLEALKEACRDRLHQPHRAHLMPGALEAIEGALEAGALAAFVGGAGPTVAALVREGREEAVLEALASYGGEGRRLVLNIGEGYLWKET